CCAAGCGAATGGGCCCTTGTTCTTTTCAGCTGCACCCCACCAGGAGTCCGCATGAGCGACACCATTGACCACCAAAACGCCGAGCGCCTGGCCGCTCTCCTGCAGATCCTCGTAGCCGCCACCCCCGAAGACGAAACCGCCGTGCCCATCGACATGCTCGACGGCTACCTGACCGCGCTGATCTGCGGCCCGGTGGTGGTCACGCCCATCCAGGCCATGGACGCGCTGTTCGGCGAAGACTGGGCCGATGCCCTGGACGAGCAGGACGCGACCGAGGAGTTCATGAGCGTGCTGCACGAGCGCTGGAACGAGATCGCCGACAGCCTCAACCCCGAAGCTCTGGCCGCCCACCCGGAAGCCATGCAGCTAACGCCGCTGATCACCGAGTTCGACGACGCCACCAAGGCCGACCTGCTGAGCCAGGGCGTTCTGACCGCCGAACAGCTGGAACAGCTGCCGCCCAATGGCCTGATGTGGGTCGAAGGCTTTATGCAGGCCGTCGATGACTTCGAAGAAGCCTGGTACATCTTCGACAGCGAAAGCGAAGAAGGCCAGATGCTGGACGCCATGCTGATGTCCGTGGCCGCCGTGGCCATGGCCCCGGGCGAGCAGCGCGAAGCCTATATCGCCGAAGCCTACGACGAAGGCGAAGAAGTCGACCAGGACGTGCTGCTGGACGACGCCCTGTTCTCGGCCCAGGACCTGCGCCTGTTCTGGGTACAGCAAGCCGACCGGGACGAAGCTGCCAACGACGCCGAAGGCCCGGACGCCTGAGTCCTGACGTCGAAGTCCTGACACCTGACACCCTGCACCTGAACCCGGCGAGCTCAGACTCGCCGGCGACAGCGCTGCCGGGTTCAGCTCACAAACGCCCGGCGCAGTTGGGCGCGCCACAGCGGCAGCGCAGCCGCCCCTCGTGGTGGCTTTCGCCGTAATCGCAGGTCAGCTCTTCGCCGGCCTCGATATCGCGCAAGGCGTAGAACTCCACCCGCCCCTGGCTGATGCGCAGCACCGCGTTCGCGGCACAGCTGTGGTTGATGCAGCGGAGCGCGTCAGTGGACAAAGTGGCATCCACCGCCCGGGTTTCGGAAACCTCGACGATGTGGATGCGCTCGCGGCCCTTGGCCCGGCGGCGCGCCTCGCGCACCGAGATGGCCTCACCGCGCAGCTCGCCGATCTTGCGCCGATGCGGAATCGGCTCGGCCGCGAACACACCCAAGCCATCGATGGGGCTCTCGCCCACGCGCAAGGCGAAACGCTCGGCCGGCAAGGGCGGGCGCTTGCCCGCCGGTGCTGCGTCGGCAGGCGCCGCCTCCTGGGTCACAGATCGGGGCTCGGTGGGCAAAGCAGAGAGGCGCGGCATGGTGGCGCGATTGTCGCAGCCCCTGTCGCTGCCGCGCCGCAGTTCACCCGCTTTGCATCGGCGCCCATCGCCTCGCGCTTGACCCAGGGCCGGGCGGGCCGACATACTGCGCCGCATGAACTCCGCCGCCATTTCCGCTCGCCGCAACGCTGAACGCAGCCGCGTCAAGCATCACCACATGCAGCAGCGTGCCATGGTGGTGGACCGGATGCCGTCCTGCGTGGGCGCCATGCTATTGGCCCATGCACATGGACACCTGGTGGGGCTGCAACAGCGGGCAGCCCCTCACAGCTGAAGGCCCGGCCTCACCACACAAGCCTGATTCCCCCGAAAAGCCCGCTGCCACCCAGCGGGCTTTTTCTTTTCTCGCCCCGCGCATTTCAACAAGCGCTTGCTTTCCAACCGAAGGAGCCCCCGATGGAGAAGATCACGATCCGACGCAGCCAGGTTTCAGACGCCGCCGCCATGGCCCAGCTGATGTCCCACCCTGAAGTCTTCTCCGGCCTGCTGCAACTGCCCTACCCCAGCGAGGAGCTCTGGCGAGCCCGCCTGCAGGACAACGCCGTGCCCGGCAAGACCGATCTGTCCTTGGTGGCCGAGGTTCAGGGCCAGGTGCTTGGCAGCGCCGGCCTGCATCCGGCAGGCGCCTCTCTGCGCCGGCGCCACGCCATGGGCCTGGGCATCTCGGTCGCCGCCGAAGCGCAGGGCCAAGGCATCGGCCGGGCCCTGATGGCCGCCTTGATGGACTATGCCGACAACTGGGGCCAGGTTTTGCGCACCGAGCTGACGGTCTACGCCGACAACGCCCGGGCAATTCGGCTCTACGAGAGCTTCGGCTTCCAGCGTGAGGGCCTGATGCGCGCCTACGCCCTGCGCAACGGGGTTTATGTCGACACCCTGGCCATGGCGCGCCTGCACCCCAATCCGCCGCGCTGGAACTGAAGACGGTTCAAGCGACCGAAAAAGCAAAAGGCCGCGAACGCGGCCTTTTGCTTCTTGGGGAATGATTACCGCGCCAGAGGCGCCGGCTTCACTCAAATCGGGCGGAACTGTGCGCGGCGCAGATCGGCCATGCGCATCTCTTCCGGCGTGGCCTGGCCTTCCACCACCACCTTGGGCAGTTGCTTGGCCGGGGCACGAACGACCGGGGCGGAACTCAGGCGCTTGCCCGTCACCACCAGGCGCGCCAGCTTGACCACTTCGCTGGCCTGCACCGGTGCCGGCGGAAAAGCCAATCCCAGGAAAGCGGCGCTGAGCGCCAGGGGCGCGGCCCAGGCACGAGAGAAGGGCCTGACGCTCTGCCTTGCCCGTGTCTTTTGACGTTGCTGCATTTCCAATACTCCCCCGCCTGCTTTGGGCGATCTGTCATCAATGGAGCGAAGTATCACCAAGGCGCAGGGTCAGCTCCAGTAAAAAGCGACGAACTGCAGTTTTGGGCGATGAGGCAGCGGTGCAGCCACCTGAATTTCGCTCCACACCCGGTGAAACCCGGGTTGATCGGCGTCAAGCATACCGAAGCTCACTCGACTTTCCCCAGAATACCCGGTAAGCAAACCATGTGTAGACCAGAATCGCCGGCAAAGTGACCAAGACCCCCCAGAGGATGACGGTCAAGGACTTGGGTGCGGCGGCGGCTTGCCAAACCGTCAGGCGGTCGATCAGCACATAGGGATAGAGGCTGTAAGCCAGGCCCAGCGCGCCCAACAACATCACGGCCACCATCAGGGCAAACGGCAGCCAGCACAGCTTGCCACGCACCCGGTGCGAGTTCAGCATGGCGCGCAAAGCCAGCAGGCTCAGCGCCGTCATCAGCGGGATGGGCAGCAAGGCGATCAGCTCAGGCATGCGGAACCAGCGCTCGCTGACCGTGGCACTGACCCAGGGCGTCATCAGCGACACGCCCGCCAGACCCAAGACCACGGCCGGCCAGGCCAGCTTGGCCCGCTGCACGGCCAGGGCTTGCACAGCGCCATCCATCTTCATGATCAACCAGCCGGCGCCCAGCATGGCGTAGGCGGCCGCCAAGGCCAGGGCAATCAACAAGGCAAAAGCGGTGTAGCCCGGGCCCTCGGCAAAGCCGGTGATGTAGCGCGCCAGCATCCAGCCCTGGGACAGGGCCGCCAGGGCCGAGCCGAAGATGAAGCTGCCGTTCCAGAAGGGCTTCCACTCAGCCGGCGCCTTGACGCGGAAGTCAAAGGCCACGCCGCGCAGCATCAAGCCGAGCAGCATCAGCGCCACCGGCAGGTAGAGCGCCTGGAGGATCAGGCCATGGGCTTTGGGAAAGGCCACCAGCAAGATGCCCACGCCCAGCACCAGCCAGGTTTCGTTGGCGTCCCAGAAAGGGCCGATCGAGGCCACCATCTGGTCCTTGTGGGCATCGCTGGCGCCCAGCATCAGCAGGCCGACGCCCAGGTCGTAGCCATCCAGCACCACGTAAATCAAGAGGGACAGGCCCATCAGGCCGAGAAAGACCAAGGGCATCCAGCCGGCAGGCGTGCTCAGATCCGGGTTCGCAAAGTTCATCAGGCCCTCCATCAGGCAAAGGTGCGGCTCTGGGTCAGGCGCGAGGGCGTACTCGGCCCATGCTCCAGCGGCTTCTCGGCCATGTACTTGAGCACGCCGACGTAAGCCAGGATCAGGAACAAGTACAACGTCACATAGCCCGCCAGAGTCAGGGCGATGTGCGGCGCCGGTGTGGTCGAGGCCACCTCGCTGGTGCGCAAGAGGCCGTAGACGATGAAGGGCTGGCGGCCGATCTCGGTGACATACCAGCCGGACACGGTGGCCAGCCAACCCGAGAAGGCCATGCCGCTCAGACCCCAGAGCAGCGGCCGCGGCAGTTGCTCAGCCACCCAGGCGCGGCGACGGTACAGCCACAGGCCCGCCCAGCTGAAGGCCAGCATCAGAACGCCCGTGCCGACCATGATGCGGAAGCCGAAGAACAGCGGGGCCACCGGCGGATGCGCGCCCTTGAACTCGTCCAGCCCGCGGATCTCGCCCTCGGCTTCATGGGTCAGGATCAAGCTGGCCAGCTTCGGGATGCCGATTGCAAACTCATTGCTGCGCGACTTCTCATTCGGCCAGGCGAACAGCAGCAAGGGCGCGCCGCGTTCGGTCTGCCAGACGCCTTCCATCGCCGCCACCTTGGCCGGCTGGTGCTTGAGCGTGTTGAGCCCGTGCATATCGCCCACCAGGATCTGCAGCGGGATCAGCACCGCACCCAGCGTCAGCCCCACCCGCAGCACGCGGGCGGTGCTGGGCTGGCTCTTGCGCTTGAGCAGCTGCCAGGCACTCAGGCCGGCCAGCAGAAAGGCCACGGTCAGGCCCGAGGCCAGCAGCTTGTGAGCCAGGCGGTAGGGGAAGCTGGGATTGAAGATCACCTCGGTCCAGCTCAGCACATGGAACTCACCGTTGACGATCTCGAAGCCCTGGGGCGTTTGCATCCAGGAGTTCAGGCTCAGGATCCAGAAGGCGCTCAGGCTGGTGCCAAAGGCCACCAGAAAGGTGGCGGCCAGATGCACCCGCTCGCTGACCCGGCCATGGCCGAACAGCATCACGCCGAGGAAACTCGCCTCCAGGAAAAAGGCTGTCAGCACCTCATAGCCCAGCAGCGGCCCGGCGATATTGCCGGCCCGCTCCATGAAGCCCGGCCAGTTGGTGCCGAACTGGAAGCTCATGGTGATGCCGCTGACCACGCCCAGCGCAAAGCTCAGCGCAAACACCTTGGTCCAGAAACGGTAGGCATGGAGCCAGGCCTCCTGATGCGTGCTCAACCAGCGCCAGCGGAAGAACAGCAGCACCCAGGCCAGGGCGATATTGATGGTGGGAAACAGGATGTGGAAGGTGATGTTGGCGGCGAACTGCATGCGGGCCAGCACCACGGGGTCGAGAGCATGAAGGGCGTCCATGGCTTCACACCTCCGAAGCCGGCTTGCCCGCGACACCGCTGACGGCGCGGCCGATGCGGCCCGGCAGCTCCAGCATCTTCTGCACCTTGGAGCCCATCTTCATCAGCTGGCCCAGGGTCTGCGAATCCATCTTCTGCACATCGTCGAACCAGGTCGTCATCAGTTCGATCAGGTCGTGCATGCCGCGCATGCGTTCCTGCGCCACACGGTCCTCTTCGCAGGTTGGCGCCTCCAGCAAGGCATTGCGCAGCATGGACAAGGTCGGTTCGATCTCGCGCCGGCGGCGTTCTTCGGCCAGGGTGCGAAAGATCTCCCACGCATCTGACGGCGCCTCGAAATACTCGCGCCGGTCGCCCGGCAGGTGGCGCAGGCGCACCAGGCGCCAGGCCTGCAACTCTTTCAGGCCCATGGAGACATTGGAGCGGCTGAACTCCAGGTTCTCGGCGATCTCATCGGCATTGATGGCCTGGGGCGAGACAAAGATCAGGGCGTAGATCTGCCCGACGGTGCGGTTGATGCCCCAACGGCTGCCCATTTCCCCGAAATGGGCCACAAAACTACGAACCAGGGGACTCATGGCTTGCATGGCGGCGTGTCCTTGCGCCAGCGCAAAGCCGGCGTCTTTTGAGGGTGGAGGAATTTGATCTGCTTCAAGATTTTGCTGAATTTTCAAGAATTCCTGAAAATTCAGCAAGTCCACAAGTCCTTGACCGTGCGAGCAGCGAGGTTGCTGCGTCATGAGGGGCGCCAATAATGCGAGGAAAGCTGGGCAGGCTCATCGCCCCTCCCCGCTCCTTGACCGCCTCCACCCACCTGATCCCCATGCCGAGCCGCCCCGGACTTCTTCTTGCCCTGCTGCTCCAGGGGCTGCTGGCCCTGTGCGCCGCGACAGCCGCTGTCGCCAGCGACGCCGCGCACCGTGTGGAAATCGCCAGCCTGCCGCAGCAGGACGGTCAGCCCCTGGCCTTGAGCGGCTATTGGTTTCCGGCCGCCAGCAGCGCCGAAGCCCAGGCGCGGCCGGCCGTGCTGCTGCTGCATGGCTGCGGCGGCGCCCTGGGCCGCCAGGCGGATCGGTTGTCCGAACGCATGCAGAGCTACCGCACGCTGCTGAATCAGGAAGGCTGGCATGTGCTGGTGCTCGACTCCCTGAGCCCGCGCGGCGAGCGCGAGCTCTGCACCCAGCGCATCGGCAGCCGCCAAGTCACCATGCGCGAACGCCGCCGCGACACCCTGGGCGCCCTGCAATGGCTGGCGGCCCGGCCTGAGGTGGACCCGGCACGCATCGCCTTGCTGGGTTGGTCCAACGGCGGCAGCACGGTGCTGGCCAGCACGGCCGCCGACCATGAGGAAGCGAAAGCCGCGCCCCTCAAGCCGCGCGCCGCCGTCGCCTTCTACCCGGGCTGCGAAGCCGAACTCAAGCGCGGCTACCGCGCCCAGGCGCCCTTGCTGATGCTGCTGGGCGCCGCTGACGACTGGACGGCCGCAGCGCCTTGCGAAGCCCTGGGCGCCCACAGCCGCGGTCAGGCCGGTGGCGCCGCCGTTCAATTCCAGACCTACACCGGCGCGTACCACGGCTTCGATGCAGCCGCGCCCGTGCGCCTGCGCCGCGAGGTGCCCAACGGGGTGAACCCGGGCGCCGGCGTGCATGTCGGCGGCAATGCCGAAGCCTGGGCCGCTTCGCGCGAGGCCATGCTGGGCTTTTTACGCGAACAGCTGAAATGACGACAACGATGACGATGACAAACGCAGGCGCCAGCCCTGAGCTGCACAGCCCCCGCCTGCTCTTGCGGGCGCCCTCCCCCGCCTTGTGCGAGGCGGTGCGTGATTTCCAGCTGCGCAACCGCGAACACCTCGCCCCCTGGGACCCGCCCCAGCCGCCTGACTTTCTGACGCCCGAGGTGGTGCTGGCCCGCTTGCAGCAAGGCGCCGATGAGTTTGCCGCCGGCGCCGCCCTGCGCTACTGGTTCGCGCGCCGCGTGGCACCGGCCGTGCTGATCGGCCAG
This region of Paucibacter aquatile genomic DNA includes:
- a CDS encoding UPF0149 family protein, whose amino-acid sequence is MSDTIDHQNAERLAALLQILVAATPEDETAVPIDMLDGYLTALICGPVVVTPIQAMDALFGEDWADALDEQDATEEFMSVLHERWNEIADSLNPEALAAHPEAMQLTPLITEFDDATKADLLSQGVLTAEQLEQLPPNGLMWVEGFMQAVDDFEEAWYIFDSESEEGQMLDAMLMSVAAVAMAPGEQREAYIAEAYDEGEEVDQDVLLDDALFSAQDLRLFWVQQADRDEAANDAEGPDA
- a CDS encoding SET domain-containing protein; the protein is MPRLSALPTEPRSVTQEAAPADAAPAGKRPPLPAERFALRVGESPIDGLGVFAAEPIPHRRKIGELRGEAISVREARRRAKGRERIHIVEVSETRAVDATLSTDALRCINHSCAANAVLRISQGRVEFYALRDIEAGEELTCDYGESHHEGRLRCRCGAPNCAGRL
- a CDS encoding GNAT family N-acetyltransferase yields the protein MEKITIRRSQVSDAAAMAQLMSHPEVFSGLLQLPYPSEELWRARLQDNAVPGKTDLSLVAEVQGQVLGSAGLHPAGASLRRRHAMGLGISVAAEAQGQGIGRALMAALMDYADNWGQVLRTELTVYADNARAIRLYESFGFQREGLMRAYALRNGVYVDTLAMARLHPNPPRWN
- a CDS encoding cytochrome d ubiquinol oxidase subunit II: MNFANPDLSTPAGWMPLVFLGLMGLSLLIYVVLDGYDLGVGLLMLGASDAHKDQMVASIGPFWDANETWLVLGVGILLVAFPKAHGLILQALYLPVALMLLGLMLRGVAFDFRVKAPAEWKPFWNGSFIFGSALAALSQGWMLARYITGFAEGPGYTAFALLIALALAAAYAMLGAGWLIMKMDGAVQALAVQRAKLAWPAVVLGLAGVSLMTPWVSATVSERWFRMPELIALLPIPLMTALSLLALRAMLNSHRVRGKLCWLPFALMVAVMLLGALGLAYSLYPYVLIDRLTVWQAAAAPKSLTVILWGVLVTLPAILVYTWFAYRVFWGKSSELRYA
- a CDS encoding cytochrome ubiquinol oxidase subunit I, which encodes MDALHALDPVVLARMQFAANITFHILFPTINIALAWVLLFFRWRWLSTHQEAWLHAYRFWTKVFALSFALGVVSGITMSFQFGTNWPGFMERAGNIAGPLLGYEVLTAFFLEASFLGVMLFGHGRVSERVHLAATFLVAFGTSLSAFWILSLNSWMQTPQGFEIVNGEFHVLSWTEVIFNPSFPYRLAHKLLASGLTVAFLLAGLSAWQLLKRKSQPSTARVLRVGLTLGAVLIPLQILVGDMHGLNTLKHQPAKVAAMEGVWQTERGAPLLLFAWPNEKSRSNEFAIGIPKLASLILTHEAEGEIRGLDEFKGAHPPVAPLFFGFRIMVGTGVLMLAFSWAGLWLYRRRAWVAEQLPRPLLWGLSGMAFSGWLATVSGWYVTEIGRQPFIVYGLLRTSEVASTTPAPHIALTLAGYVTLYLFLILAYVGVLKYMAEKPLEHGPSTPSRLTQSRTFA
- a CDS encoding GbsR/MarR family transcriptional regulator — translated: MQAMSPLVRSFVAHFGEMGSRWGINRTVGQIYALIFVSPQAINADEIAENLEFSRSNVSMGLKELQAWRLVRLRHLPGDRREYFEAPSDAWEIFRTLAEERRRREIEPTLSMLRNALLEAPTCEEDRVAQERMRGMHDLIELMTTWFDDVQKMDSQTLGQLMKMGSKVQKMLELPGRIGRAVSGVAGKPASEV
- a CDS encoding dienelactone hydrolase family protein, with protein sequence MPSRPGLLLALLLQGLLALCAATAAVASDAAHRVEIASLPQQDGQPLALSGYWFPAASSAEAQARPAVLLLHGCGGALGRQADRLSERMQSYRTLLNQEGWHVLVLDSLSPRGERELCTQRIGSRQVTMRERRRDTLGALQWLAARPEVDPARIALLGWSNGGSTVLASTAADHEEAKAAPLKPRAAVAFYPGCEAELKRGYRAQAPLLMLLGAADDWTAAAPCEALGAHSRGQAGGAAVQFQTYTGAYHGFDAAAPVRLRREVPNGVNPGAGVHVGGNAEAWAASREAMLGFLREQLK